A portion of the Hoylesella buccalis ATCC 35310 genome contains these proteins:
- the arsB gene encoding ACR3 family arsenite efflux transporter: MEKKQGIGFFEKYLTIWVALCIIIGIAVGQWLPAIPQTLSKFEYANVSIPVAILIWLMIYPMMLKVDFQSVKNVGKRPKGIIVTCVTNWLIKPFTMFGIAYLFFYVVFKAFIPAGLAEEYLAGAVLLGAAPCTAMVFVWSYLTKGDAAYTLVQVAVNDLIILVAFAPIVAFLLGVGGVSIPWDTLLLSVGLFVVIPLAAGVITRIMVIRRKGVEYFNNVFVKKFDNYTVGGLLLTLIILFSFQGETILNNPLHIFLIAVPLVLQTVLIFFVAYGWAKWWKLPHDVAAPAGMIGASNFFELSVAVAISLFGLQSGAALATVVGVLVEVPVMLMLVRIANHTRNWFAATK, from the coding sequence ATGGAAAAGAAACAAGGAATTGGATTTTTTGAAAAATATCTGACTATCTGGGTTGCCTTGTGCATCATTATTGGAATTGCCGTGGGACAATGGCTTCCGGCAATTCCGCAAACATTAAGTAAATTTGAATATGCCAACGTGTCTATACCCGTGGCAATCCTGATTTGGTTAATGATTTATCCGATGATGCTAAAAGTGGATTTTCAAAGTGTTAAGAATGTCGGCAAGCGTCCGAAAGGAATAATAGTCACTTGCGTTACAAATTGGCTGATAAAGCCATTTACCATGTTCGGAATAGCCTATTTGTTCTTCTATGTGGTTTTCAAAGCCTTTATACCTGCTGGATTAGCCGAAGAATATTTAGCCGGGGCGGTATTATTGGGGGCTGCACCTTGTACAGCTATGGTGTTCGTGTGGAGTTACCTTACCAAAGGGGATGCCGCTTATACACTGGTACAAGTGGCTGTGAACGATTTAATCATATTGGTAGCGTTTGCCCCTATCGTTGCTTTCTTGCTGGGAGTTGGCGGCGTATCAATCCCGTGGGACACTCTGTTGTTATCCGTAGGGCTGTTTGTCGTGATACCACTTGCTGCCGGGGTCATTACCCGAATAATGGTTATCCGCCGCAAAGGTGTGGAATATTTCAATAACGTATTTGTTAAGAAATTTGATAATTATACGGTAGGTGGATTGCTATTAACGCTTATTATCCTGTTTTCATTTCAAGGAGAAACGATACTGAACAATCCTCTGCATATCTTCTTGATCGCCGTTCCGCTTGTGTTGCAAACGGTTCTGATATTCTTCGTTGCTTACGGTTGGGCGAAATGGTGGAAATTACCCCATGATGTTGCTGCACCTGCCGGAATGATTGGGGCAAGTAATTTCTTTGAATTGTCGGTTGCTGTGGCTATTTCTCTGTTTGGTTTACAATCCGGGGCTGCCTTGGCTACCGTGGTGGGAGTGTTAGTCGAAGTTCCAGTAATGTTGATGTTAGTAAGGATTGCCAATCACACACGAAACTGGTTTGCTGCTACAAAATAA
- a CDS encoding arsenate reductase ArsC encodes MKILILCTGNSCRSQMAHGFLQSFDNKLDVFSAGTKPAEKVHPMAVKVMEEIGIDLAHNIPKSVNLYIGQEWDYVITVCGGANESCPVFTGKVGKRLHMGFDDPSEATGTPEFINSEFHRVRDEIKARFYDFYLNVLKPQLS; translated from the coding sequence ATGAAGATTTTAATTCTTTGCACAGGGAATAGCTGCCGCAGCCAAATGGCACATGGCTTTCTACAATCATTTGACAATAAACTGGATGTCTTCTCAGCAGGAACAAAACCTGCTGAAAAGGTTCATCCGATGGCGGTAAAGGTTATGGAAGAAATAGGGATAGATTTAGCCCATAATATCCCTAAAAGTGTAAACCTATATATAGGGCAGGAATGGGATTATGTGATTACGGTCTGCGGTGGGGCAAATGAAAGCTGCCCAGTGTTTACTGGTAAAGTCGGAAAGAGACTGCACATGGGATTTGACGACCCCTCGGAAGCAACCGGAACGCCGGAGTTTATAAACAGTGAATTTCATCGGGTACGGGATGAAATAAAAGCCCGTTTCTATGATTTCTACCTGAACGTATTAAAACCACAATTAAGCTAA
- the arsA gene encoding arsenical pump-driving ATPase: MKTFNLSDIDLTKYLFFTGKGGVGKTSIACATAVGLADNGKKILLISTDPASNLQDVFNQTLNGHGTDIQEVPGLTVVNLDPEQAAAEYRESVIAPFWGQLPESVIQNMEEQLSGSCTVEIAAFNQFSDFITDANKAKEYDHIIFDTAPTGHTLRMLQLPSAWSTFISESTHGASCLGQLSGLEERKGIYKQAVETLSDANATRLVLVSRPEIAPLKEAARSSHELQLLGIKNQLLVINGLLLQLDEADNISKQIYDRQQNALKQIPAELLEYPSYYVPLRSYNLSNIANIRRMLYNDDLTNDANYQPITDAKGMDELINDLYQSGKRVVFTMGKGGVGKTTIATEIALKLTKLGAKVHLTTTDPANHLNYNLAVQAGITVSRIDEAEVLEAYKNEVRSKAAETMTAEDMEYIEEDLRSPCTQEIAVFRAFAEIVDKAENEVVVIDTAPTGHTLLLLDATESYHKEVQRTHGDTPASVRKLLPRLRNQQETEVVIVTLPEATPVFEAERLQMDLQRAGINNKWWIVNACLSLTDTENPFLRAKAQNELVWIKKVEELSKGNAALIAWKNN, encoded by the coding sequence ATGAAAACATTTAATTTATCAGATATAGATTTAACGAAGTATCTTTTCTTCACCGGAAAGGGCGGTGTTGGAAAAACTTCGATTGCTTGTGCTACTGCGGTAGGCTTAGCAGATAATGGAAAGAAAATACTTCTTATCAGTACAGACCCGGCTTCAAACCTGCAAGATGTGTTTAATCAAACACTGAACGGACACGGCACGGATATTCAAGAAGTACCCGGCTTAACGGTCGTTAATCTCGACCCGGAACAAGCCGCAGCCGAATACAGGGAAAGCGTTATTGCTCCTTTCTGGGGACAACTGCCCGAAAGTGTAATTCAGAATATGGAAGAACAACTTTCAGGATCTTGTACGGTAGAAATTGCGGCTTTCAACCAGTTTTCCGATTTTATCACGGATGCTAACAAAGCAAAAGAATACGACCATATTATCTTTGATACAGCCCCCACGGGGCACACGTTACGAATGTTACAACTACCATCAGCGTGGAGTACATTTATTAGTGAGAGTACGCACGGTGCATCTTGCTTAGGTCAATTATCCGGTTTGGAAGAACGGAAAGGTATCTATAAGCAGGCAGTTGAAACACTTTCGGATGCAAACGCAACCCGCTTAGTATTGGTTAGCCGTCCTGAAATCGCACCATTAAAAGAAGCCGCCCGTTCTTCACATGAATTGCAATTACTGGGAATTAAAAACCAGCTATTGGTAATCAACGGGCTTTTGCTGCAATTAGATGAAGCCGATAACATATCGAAACAGATATATGACAGGCAGCAAAATGCCCTGAAACAGATTCCTGCGGAGCTGCTGGAATATCCGTCTTATTATGTCCCTTTACGGTCATACAATTTATCTAATATTGCGAATATCCGCCGGATGCTTTACAATGATGATTTGACAAATGATGCGAACTATCAGCCGATTACCGATGCCAAAGGGATGGATGAACTGATAAACGACCTCTATCAATCAGGAAAAAGGGTTGTTTTTACTATGGGAAAAGGCGGCGTGGGAAAAACCACTATAGCCACTGAAATAGCCCTGAAATTAACAAAACTGGGCGCAAAGGTGCATCTTACCACCACCGACCCGGCAAATCATCTGAATTATAACCTTGCTGTTCAGGCTGGCATTACGGTAAGCCGTATTGACGAAGCGGAAGTGTTGGAAGCTTATAAAAACGAGGTTCGCAGTAAAGCTGCGGAAACAATGACAGCCGAAGATATGGAATATATTGAGGAAGATTTACGTTCACCGTGTACGCAGGAAATTGCAGTATTCAGGGCTTTTGCTGAAATTGTCGATAAAGCAGAAAATGAAGTTGTAGTAATTGACACCGCACCTACTGGACACACTTTGTTGTTGCTGGATGCAACGGAAAGTTACCATAAAGAAGTTCAACGTACACATGGCGACACTCCCGCTTCCGTAAGAAAGCTGTTACCACGTTTGAGAAACCAGCAGGAAACAGAAGTCGTTATTGTAACCCTGCCCGAAGCAACACCCGTATTTGAAGCCGAACGTTTGCAAATGGATTTACAACGTGCTGGGATTAATAATAAATGGTGGATCGTGAATGCTTGCTTGTCATTAACTGACACTGAAAATCCATTCTTGCGGGCAAAGGCGCAAAATGAATTGGTTTGGATTAAGAAAGTAGAAGAATTGTCAAAGGGAAATGCTGCCCTAATAGCTTGGAAAAATAATTAA
- the arsD gene encoding arsenite efflux transporter metallochaperone ArsD, producing MKKIEIFDPAMCCPTGLCGTNIDPELMRIAVVVETLKKHGIIVTRHNLRDEPQVYVSNKTVNEHLQKHGADALPITLVDGEIAVSKTYPTTKQMSEWTGINLDFMPVK from the coding sequence ATGAAAAAGATAGAAATTTTCGACCCGGCAATGTGTTGCCCCACGGGTCTTTGTGGAACAAATATTGACCCTGAATTAATGCGTATTGCGGTTGTTGTTGAAACATTGAAAAAACATGGTATCATCGTTACCCGTCACAATTTACGTGACGAACCGCAAGTATATGTAAGTAATAAGACTGTAAACGAGCATCTGCAAAAACATGGGGCGGATGCACTGCCTATTACTTTAGTGGACGGTGAAATCGCCGTTTCAAAAACCTATCCTACCACCAAACAAATGAGTGAATGGACGGGTATCAATTTGGATTTTATGCCAGTAAAATGA
- a CDS encoding aromatic aminobenezylarsenical efflux permease ArsG family transporter: MDFLQSLLDNSSIPAITAFILGILTAVSPCPLATNITAIGFISKDIENHHRIFINGLLYTFGRAVSYTVLGFILIPVLREGASMFMVQKAVSKYGEMLIAPALIIIGIYMLDGIKLNLPKINIGGESLKKRTKGGWGAMLLGMLFALAFCPTSGVFYFGMLMPMSAAETGGYLLPVIYAIATGLPVILVAWILAYSVAGLGKFYNRMQIFEKWFRKIVAILFIAVGIYYVVVFYL; this comes from the coding sequence ATGGATTTTCTTCAATCGCTATTAGATAACAGTTCTATTCCTGCTATTACAGCTTTTATATTGGGGATCTTAACGGCGGTCAGTCCATGTCCGTTAGCGACCAACATAACGGCAATAGGATTTATTAGTAAGGACATAGAAAACCATCACCGGATATTTATAAACGGATTGCTTTATACTTTCGGCAGAGCAGTAAGCTATACGGTTCTTGGCTTTATTCTTATCCCTGTTCTCCGTGAGGGAGCAAGTATGTTTATGGTTCAAAAAGCCGTAAGCAAGTACGGGGAAATGCTGATTGCTCCTGCGTTAATCATCATTGGAATATATATGCTCGATGGAATAAAACTCAATCTACCGAAAATCAATATCGGCGGTGAAAGTTTGAAAAAGAGGACTAAAGGCGGTTGGGGGGCTATGCTATTGGGTATGTTATTCGCCCTTGCTTTTTGTCCTACTAGTGGAGTATTTTATTTCGGTATGCTTATGCCTATGTCAGCAGCGGAAACGGGTGGGTATCTCTTACCTGTTATTTACGCTATTGCTACGGGATTACCCGTAATCCTTGTTGCATGGATTTTAGCGTACAGTGTTGCCGGACTGGGTAAGTTTTATAACCGGATGCAAATATTCGAGAAATGGTTTCGTAAAATAGTTGCCATCCTCTTTATTGCGGTAGGAATTTATTATGTAGTAGTCTTTTATCTATAA
- a CDS encoding nitrophenyl compound nitroreductase subunit ArsF family protein — MRKLFYLLIATLVLVSCGNGAKKKTGENQAEEIQSNRIEVLYFHGAQRCITCRAIEANTIALLDSLYSEEKADGKIIYKVIDISKKENEAIADKYEVTWSSLFVNAWKDGKENVNNLTEFGFSNAKNAPDKFKEGIKSKIDELLKQL, encoded by the coding sequence ATGAGAAAATTATTTTATCTACTGATTGCAACGTTGGTCTTAGTTTCCTGTGGTAACGGTGCAAAGAAAAAGACCGGAGAAAATCAAGCGGAAGAAATACAGTCTAACCGCATAGAGGTTCTATATTTTCATGGAGCGCAACGGTGTATCACTTGTCGGGCGATAGAAGCAAATACAATTGCCCTTTTGGATAGCCTTTATTCAGAAGAAAAGGCAGACGGTAAAATTATCTATAAAGTGATAGATATTTCAAAGAAAGAAAATGAAGCGATTGCAGACAAGTACGAAGTTACATGGTCGTCTTTGTTTGTAAACGCCTGGAAAGATGGCAAAGAGAATGTAAACAACCTGACCGAGTTTGGTTTTTCCAATGCGAAAAATGCACCGGACAAGTTTAAAGAGGGAATTAAAAGCAAGATTGACGAATTGTTAAAACAGTTGTAA
- a CDS encoding thioredoxin family protein: MEIKVLGTGCSSCKALYETTKQAISELGCDATLIKEEDLLKIMEYNILRLPALVIDEKVVSAGKKLSLAEVKELITK, from the coding sequence ATGGAAATTAAAGTATTAGGAACTGGGTGTTCAAGCTGTAAAGCCTTGTACGAAACTACCAAACAAGCTATTTCAGAATTAGGTTGCGATGCAACCCTTATCAAAGAAGAAGATTTATTGAAAATCATGGAGTATAACATTTTACGGCTTCCGGCTTTGGTGATTGACGAGAAAGTCGTATCAGCCGGGAAAAAGTTATCCCTTGCAGAAGTGAAAGAGTTGATAACCAAATAA
- a CDS encoding ArsR/SmtB family transcription factor, with product MKKKQYTTDQEQIARFAKAMGHPARMAILAFLAKQESCFFGDIHEELPIAKATVSQHLKELKDAGLIQGEIETPKVRYCINRENWELARKLFAAFLGDCKCKSTSCCE from the coding sequence GTGAAAAAGAAACAGTACACAACAGATCAGGAACAGATTGCTCGGTTTGCCAAAGCAATGGGACATCCGGCACGGATGGCTATTCTTGCTTTCTTGGCAAAACAAGAGAGTTGCTTCTTCGGTGACATTCACGAAGAACTGCCCATTGCCAAAGCAACCGTTTCGCAGCATTTGAAAGAATTGAAAGATGCTGGCTTAATTCAAGGGGAGATAGAAACGCCCAAAGTCCGGTATTGTATAAACCGGGAGAACTGGGAACTTGCCCGAAAATTGTTTGCAGCTTTTTTAGGAGACTGTAAATGTAAAAGTACATCGTGCTGTGAATAG